In Labrus mixtus chromosome 9, fLabMix1.1, whole genome shotgun sequence, the DNA window TTTTctagtttaaatatttttttattgaggcagcaataataaaacattcaatattacagatgttttcctccttttaaattaaattaagaaaaacgAAAATAACAGGCAAACATACAAGTCAACAGGTGTAGTGAGTAACACtaaatgaacaacaacaacaacagcaacaacataaaataaataaataaataaaaagataaaacaattCACACATACCACATACGCTTTTATACCCTGTGTAGAGGCTGATGTTCTGAATAACAACGAGTTATACAGTAGGGATAACAAATGTCTGTCCCTGCCCCTCATCTGAAAAAAACTATCAAACTTTGCTGATTCAGTTTTCTCCAATGTCggtatatattttttgaacaTAGTTCCTGACCTGCAAGTATCCAACATGATTTTCTGTCAGAGATCTCATCAAACATTTCTTCCTTTTGGGGATATTAGAAAATTGTTGATTAAACATTGTACATTAGTTAATCAGCGATGCGTGCCTCCACTTGTTTGTTCTGATTTTCATTAGATGAGAATatgaaaaaagaggaatatGTTGTCGATTGGATTTAAAACCTTTGTAGCAAAAGAAGAGTTGGAGCTATCATTCTAGAATTTTTGTAACACTTTGTCGATGACAAATGGACATGTGGTCGTGAGTATGTTTGTGTCTATGTTGCAAGTGTTGCTTGTCAATCTGGCCTCTGAGGAGCTGCAGGTGTGACCCTTTGGGAAACTCACCAAACATGTGATGAGTTCAAGAACGAAAGAGAGGCATGAGTTATAAACAACAAGTAAAAAATAACTGTGCATTTGTATGCGACAGACATATCAACGGTagaaagtgtgtgttgtttgcttGTAAAAGAAGATCcgaaaaaaaactgttcaaaatGAGAAACATGTATTGACAGATGGAGTGCATTGGAATGTGACAGAGCTGGAGCAATGGGAAAAGAGGGACGATGGAAAAACAGAGTGAAGGGGGCTCAAGGGAAAGCTGGAGGTGTTAATGAGAGAGGGTgaaagagacagatggagagaaaactgtgagaggaaaaaaagaagaaatctatTGGCAGGAAGAGGGTGCTGATTAATGGTCATTGATTGTTTACCTCTGGATGCGTTTCCAGCCCCATCGCCTGTCAATCTCTTTGATTTCCTCttgactttttctcttttctccttcttcttactttctttctttctttctcatatTGTCAATAACAACACTTCGATAATGACAGAGCATTGTGACACTGGAGACTCAAATGGTCAATGGATTGAGCAGCAGTGTGAATGTCTAAAAGTTACAACAGTCAATAGTCCTACTTGAAACTATTTCAAGCCCCATTGATTTACCTTGACTCATTTTACAGAGAGGTGGCTTGAAGTCGAGAACGTGATGCAGCACACTAAAGCAGAAAATCAATGTACCAAAGTCaatattgttattaaaatgGTTATGAAAGTGTCTACAGCTTCTTTGAAATAATAGAAAGGCACTCCACCATTTTGATTCTGACCAACTCTGAAGACTTGCCCTTGAAGTGATGTAACTTGAAACGGAAATAAACAAAGATATACATGTGATTTGTCTCTTGTTTTGACAACAACCCCACCAACCGCCTTAGAAAATATGAAactatatatacacacacacatcacatgctaacagacatttttatttggacTGTTAAAACTGCAGCCTGCCATGTACAGGTAAACCATTTAGGAGCTTCCACCCTGATTTATGACTCAGCTTGGAGGAAGAaggggacaaaaaaagaaagagggacagTTGGAAGGCACAAATAGCGATAGACAGAAAAGGcagtttacacacaaacacacacacacacacacacacacacacacacacacacacacacacacacacacacacacattttgggTCTCCAGTCAGACTTGGGCGGGTTGCACTGCTGTAAGAGAAAATTAGTTTTGTTCTCTGGAGGctcatagagagagagagagagagagaaagagagaagagaaagatagaaagaaagaagagtttcCATTGGAAGAGTTGAGGATCATTGTCTTGCTGGAGGCCATGTTGGCAGTAGTCATGAAAGGGGGAGAAACGATTTGTCATTCACATCCactttcctctccttcccttcctctctttatctcccccgcctctctctctcccactcacacacacacacacacgcacgcacgcacgcacgcacgcacacacacacacacacacacacacacacacacacacacacacacacacacactgtgccatCTGTGCCTCctagaggagaagagaaaaccCAAATTTTCCTCCCAAAAATGCAAACTGCAGGGATATGTTTCCAcagtcaatgtgtgtgtattcattgtGAGGTTGGTTATATTCATCTCGCTGGTGTCTGACAGGGTATGGCTGCTGAGCTGCAGCCAAAACACTCCATTTGACCTAGATCATCGCAGCACCcggctagtgtgtgtgtgtatctgtgtgtaatgTCGATGCTTTTTTTGTCCGCGATAGGAAAACACTGCTAATCGTTCTGCGTGCCTCCttccaaatttttttttatccactatTTGCTATCACTGATGTCTCTCGCTAgatttccctctctttctgttttgttgttgttggtgttgacttgaatgatcttggccatttaaaaaaaaaaaaaaaaaaaagacagtcaatcagaaggcaaaggccatcctggaagaccctcagcactctctgcatgcagagtttagacttctgcCGAAAGGGAGGAGGTTCACTTATGTTAGGAGAGCCAAATCAAACAGATATCTGAGGCCCTTTGTCCCATCAGCAGTTGGGTTTCTCAATAAGCTGCAGGCATTGTTACCAGTACACTTCTACTATGGACTGGTggtctttgtgtctcttatcCCACTCATGCCCATCATGATGATATCCATGGGACCTATGTAATATAcgtatgtatttatgtctttctgctgtttttatgatgtATATTGCCTGTATGGAACTCtgctgcaaaccaaattgcccctctgGGACAATAAAACAATTTTCCAATACAATCCAATCATTTTTCCTCCTTCTGGACTGTTCTATATATCTGAATAGAAGTGGGAGAATTGCAGGTTAACTcatgatatgatacaatatgcCATACATGGCCCATGATACAGATAACATCTTAATAACACTTCTCTGTGATTATTGATATGTTGAAGACAATAATGATACATCACAATATCCAATGAactgaagaatacaaaatgCCCCTACAATGGTATAGTGCAGGATTTGTTTTCCCCACTAAAATGTCAATATTTGGCACCTGTGATTCCATAATTGTATCATAAGAGTCAGGAGACAACATGATTCCATATTAATATTTTGTCTCTAACCTTAGATCTAGTCCAGTTAAGCTCCCAAAAGAGCCTGTTCTCAAAAATGTATGATCAATGATTTGGCACTGTTTCCCAAAGACAATgcagattttgttttaaatatgaaaatgtcaTCCTCACAGACAATGCAGTCTTTGAGTATGCCTAACCCTTTTCCTGTTCTCGTGTTTCTTTGCAGTGATGGATGGGCGGATCGGTATGATGTAACAGACGGCTATGTTAGGGAAGCGGCTGGTGGTATCACCATCAAGCTCCAGTCAGCCGATGTGAAGTGGTTTGATGACTACTACCTTAAACTCCGACCTGAAAACAACCACAGGAACCCCTGGTTTCCAGAGTTCTGGCAGCATCGTTTCCACTGTAAACTCAAGGGCCACCCACAGGAGAGCAGCAAATACAACCACTCCTGTGGCAGTGAGTTAAGCATACAATAATATTCTTTGATGGCAGGTTTGTTGTAAGTGTGTAAGGATAATATGTGACACTTTGAACACCTGTAGCAGTGTGTGGACATTGACATCACATGGTTACAGTTATTAAGTGCTTCTTATTTGACAATGACCACCTGTTGTACACAGAGAAGGATGCTGCAATGTTTCATTGGGTTTAATTAGGTACAATAGTAATCTGCAGTTTTATTGACAAGCTAGTtctaatataaataacatacaCTCACAAAGCGTACAACCTGACTGACTTACTACACATACACCTACACAAACAACATATGGATGCACTCTGCTTTCTGGTTCATCTGGAGATATCCCTTGTGGCTGTGAGTGAACCCTCcctttatttctttgtattcatctcccccccatctctctctctcttcctctttcattcTCTCCATTCATACTCAAAGCATTGTGTGAGAGCAGCATCAAAGGGAGTCATGTCTCATGTATTCTAATGAAATGGGACATGAAATACtaatgaacaggacacaaaagaggcagaaagaaaTGCAATGCGGAGGTGGGAAGTGGCTGATGAGAAGaaatgagagaagagagaggggtcTTTGAtgtcaggggggaaaaaaagcactcTGCGTGTCATAAAACTCAAAGAGAAATTAAGAGTTTCTCCGATATACCTGCCTTTCTCTTTTCAACCCTCCTCACCAACCCAATATATTTCCCTCCCCCTTTCTCTACCCACCCACCTCTATGCAGAGAGGGAGTCGCTTCGGCAGCAATATGCTCAGGACACCAAGATGGGATTTGTCATCAATGCCATCTACTCCATGGCATATGGCCTCCATAACATGCAACGGGCACTCTGCCCAGGCTATCAGGTAGGTGCTGcactgatggatgaatggagggaTATGCTAGGACGGAGATAAAGGGATATCATGTACAAATGGTGGAACCAAAGGGAAGTCCAAGATATTTATCATTGAATTAATCCATAGTCGTCATATCTGAATTATTATCACACTACATAAAAATCGAAGACCAAAATGGGAACCTGGATAAATACATATACTATTTAAAcatcttctcttctttatgaACCAGTTAAGAAATTAAGACAGAAATATACAAAACTGAAATATATTagacagaaaatacagaagatAATACATCAGCCTGTATCAGTTTCTGCTTGCTCGTTTACTTTAGCATTAATTGTAAACAATGTAAACTGGTACATAAAATTAGCAGGCACAAGGATTCTATTGAACACAATTTCCAACTTGGCGTATGCCCTCACAAACCTCCTTAAATGAAACAATGATTTCAGAGATGTGGGTCACCAGGTTTCTGACTGTTAATATCTTTTAGGGCCTATGTGATGCCATGCGGCCTATAGATGGTTCTACACTGCTGGACTTCCTGATGAAAACCAACTTCACAGGCGTGTCAGGAGAGGGTATCTTATTTGATGAGAATGGAGACTCACCTGGCAGGTACGTACTGTAACTGAACAAAAGATgccattgatttttatttttttattttttttaggtttcaGGTTCACATGACAAGactttgtgtgttagtgtgtcttTTTATGAAACTTAATTTGAATCAACAGGTATGAGATCATGAACTTCAAAAAGATGGGGAAGGACTACTATGACTACATTAATGTTGGCAGTTGGGACAACAGAGGCTTGAAGATAGATGATGATGAAATCTGGCCGAACAAAGATTCAATTATTAAGTCAGTCTGCAGTGAACCTTGTGCCAAGGGACAGATTAAGGTAAGATGACAAGTATTTTATTTGTTCACTTTGCTTGACTGAGTAACagaccccccaaaaaacatattttaaagtccATGTAGGTTTATTGAATTCTGATTAAGACTGGATGGATGTATGAGATATCATTTTTGATAATTAGTGAAAAAGGGCACAGGTATTACATCACTTTAGGAATGTAATGAGCAAACATACAGCTACGATCAGACATTCATGTTCATGTCACCTCTTCCAGGTGATCCGTAAAGGGGAAGTAAGCTGCTGCTGGACGTGCACTCCCTGTAAAGAAAACGAGTACGTGTTTGACGAGTACACATGCAGAGCCTGTGAACTCGGCTCCTGGCCAACTTTTGACCTCACAGGTGAGTCGCtgcccgcccccccctcccccacacacacacacacacactcccacctttgtttttttatttggtatGGGCCACCAGGGCCGAGTGGAGCCTGCGACCAGTGCaacaaggactgtagcctcttaACATGGGCCGATATTTTCACTCAAGAAACTTGAATAGAAATCTCATACGAACAACAAAAGTGATGCAAGTGAAAGAAAACTGTACAATGATCATTAATATGTGTGTGCCTTGAATGTTTGTGGGGTCAAAGGACAACTAATGGTTTGTAGAATAAAAGAAGCGGTGTTTTACCGGATACAGTGTTCGATAACACTCTTATTTACATAGTTTGTTCTACCGTCATTAGGGGAAGGAAACTAAGTGAGGAGCCGTCTGTTtcatcctcccctcctcttttcccctctcctcctcctccccctcgactctccctctctcatcacTCGAATTTGCTACCAACATGGTCACCAGTGTTTTAATTATTCTGCATCAAGAGCAGCTTTCAATGCAAATACGCTTTCTGTtgcaatgaaaatgtatttccccTCCATTGCGTTGGAAGCAGTTGGATATTGCCTTGTTATGCTCTCAGCTGCTCATTATACTGCTTGCTAGCTCCTCAACATGCTCAATGATTAAAACATGAATTGAGCCTTGCTGGAAATTCAGATTGGGCTCCACAGCCAGGAACAGAAGCATCCTTAAAATGAGCCAGTGAGAGAAGGACAAAGGGAAAGTTGAGAGTGAAAGCGTGATCGGGTTTAACCATGTGATACTTTTGTGTCCCTCTGtgcatgttcatgtgtgtggcCACGGTAAGTAGCTTGTATGTCTCCTTGCGAGGCTATATGGAACAGTAATAATGAGGTGTAAACAAGCTGGTTGCCCAAGCtgggaaagaggaagagagaacagaggagacagagaaaggtCTCAGCTGGTAGGGACAGAGGTACAGTGTGTTTGAAAAATAGTAAGCAATAGGAGGGGTTTAGAGACAGCAATAGCACGAAAATAAGGAGAAAGCAAAAGTTAACCAACAGTGGCTTAGAGGGAGAGGGAAGAAGTGGCTCAGAAAGATAGAAAGATGGAGATGAAAAGAGGCTCTGACAGAAGCAGCAGCCAGGGAGAgtgaaagcagcagaaaaaaggGAGGATTAGCTTTGAGATTTGAGCCTCTTCACTGATTGGTAGAGTTCCAGTCCAAGTGTTAGAGTTTAAAGAAGTTTGTCTCTAAACTTTTTATTGACTGAACCCCGCCAAATGGTCCCCCTCCCTTACGTAAATGCAGCAGCTTAGCTTAGGGTCAAACACAACACCCTTTTCTGCTGGTTCTGCAAGCTAATTGAGTATTAAAATGCAGAAGTAGCCGATATGTTTAGACTGCTCTGGGAAAACTATTGGGCAATACACTGATCTGGGATTTTTTGCCCCAGCACTTAAGATATATGAGAGCACAAATAATTAGGGATTCACAGCAGGTTTGGTTTCCTCAAACTTACATGGCCCTCACCCCTTAATAAGAGGAAGTACAGTTACTGTTGTCCTGCTGCTCCATCTTTACTTATTCATGTGTGGGTCCCTCTCCATGCTTTAGATTCTAACTTGTATTTTACTAGATTTTTCATCATGAATGGTACTTATAGCTATTCGGTTATATTCGGCTGCAAATGAGCCACATCCTCTGCAGAATACATCCTTGTGACTAATTTTCTGTCTGATTGTTACCATCCCATTTGCTCCCACTCAGCAATTAAGCTGTTGTTTATGCCCCTAGACCTATCCAAATTGCTGATTTGATAAACTCTATTGACTGAGTTAAAGACAAAGTCATTAAATGATTCCAGTCTTTTTCAAcgactgctctctctctcccgctctcaaAGATTTGCAGCACTGTacaaacaggtgtgtgtgtgtgtgttggtttgtgtgtgtgtgcgtgtgtgtgtgtgtctctgtgggaaagagagagtgtgagggcAAGGGggaagaaacaagagaaaatggagaaaagaTAAAAGGGCACAAAAACGGAATAAGTGAAGATGTTCGAGGACAGAAAGCTTTCTTAAGTGTGTTCCTGCAGACCTACCAGAGAGGTAATTTCATCAAGGGTACAGACAGATAGTAATTAGACCTGTCCCTTTAATTAATGACACTTTATCTCCTTGcttggaagagagagagagagagagagagggagggagagggcgaGAATTAGTTGTAAAGGTTGGAGGGATGAGGATGAAGATAAATAGGGGAGATATTAGTGGGATACGAGAGGAACAGAGTGATGGATGgggaattaaaaagaaaaaaagagtgacagGAAACCGATATGAAGACTGAATGACAGGGGAACGAGGGAATATTTGAGAGATGGTAAAAATAGTAAGTGTAGACAACATTTGTGTTGCTGGATCAAGAATCATTGTTTGTTTAGTCTGTGTGTATCTTTATTATATGTTTTACACTAAACCTGTCCAATAATATCCAGTCTGCAAGCTTTACAGTATTCACATGGTGCAGGATTTGAGTGCAGGCAATGCAGGACATAGTTGAGACCTTCCCACGTGGGTCCAACATGCACTCATCTGATCCTGACCTGTGGAGGTCACTGGTCACTGGtacaagtgtttgtttgtttgatgctCCTCCTGCATCAAATGTAGGTCAAAGAATGATGTAAAATGgtattaaaacaaaagaaaataaatgaaatgacaataaattcttattttaaatacaCGTTCAAGATATAATCCAGATGCTGCGTTTCACatatttcaaataaaagtcCCTTATTAGTAACGATGTCTTCACTTACTTCTATCCCCAGGCTGTGACCCAATCCCAGTGGAGTACCTGCGCTGGGGAGACCCTGAACCCATTGCTGCTTTGGTCTTTGCCTGCCTCGGTCTGATGTTCACATTCTTTGTCACTGCAGTCTTTATCAGGTAACCAATCTCTTATATGACTCAGAAAATATAGACTATAGAGGAAAATGCTGCTATATGcagttttcacatttctactctTAATCCTTTATTTTCAGACTGTATGTCAAAATACTGAAGATACTCTGCATATTTGTTTCTGATCATACTTGTTTGTCtcaatgtgtctgtgttcaggttCCGGGACACCCCAGTAGTGAAATCATCCAGTAGGGAGCTGTGCTACATAATACTAGCAGGGATCTGCCTCGGGTACCTATGTACCTTCAGCCTCATTGCCAAACCCCACGTCATCCACTGCTACCTCCAGCGGCTGGGAATAGGACTGTCACCTGCCATGAGCTACTCTGCACTTGTCACCAAGGTAAGGTGTGAGTGAAGGATTTGTTATGAGGTGTATGGCCCTGTTGCAGAGAGAGATGCAGGGGTAAAGGAGTAACCTCTAAAGGCTTGGTACAATCCTGTGATTAAATCAATGCTTACCTGCCTTTGATCATTAATGATCCGTGGGGAAAAGCCAAAGGAACAGCTTCAGATGCTGGAGAGTTAGCAGCAGTGGTGCATCTGTGGACATAATCGGAAAGATATGGGGAGAAAAACAGCATCTTCAGAGTTTTATCCCTTCTGCTTCATTATTCGTTACAGTGAGGGAATGCAGGTTTATCATTAAAAGCAGCACATTGGTCTATCCATCCCTTTCTCTAAGGGTTTTGTAATAAGAGCTGAGGTAACAGGGAGGTTAGATTAAACCTAGGAAACTGCAATTGCTTtgctataaaaaaatatacctCAAGCTTATTGCACTAGATTTAGACTGCAGTGTGTAATATTTCtcttcaaagtgtttttcacTAAAATAGCAGCGGCAGCAGTTCAGAAATACAGGAAGCAGATGTTTATCATATAGGAACAGGGTTTACAGTATATAGTTTATGAAAAGGTCCTGATTGTGGTTGTTGTGTGATTCAAACCCCCAAGACAAATCGCATTGCTCGGATCCTGGCAGGCAGCAAGAAGAAGATCTGCACAAAGAAGCCTCGCTTCATGTCTGCCtgtgctcagctcctcattgcCTTCCTCCTCATACTGCTGCAGCTGGGCATCATTGTGGCGCTCTTCCTCATGGAGCCACCTGAGGTAAGCTGAGTGTGGCTCTGTGTTGGTTTTTCAATGGAAGTGGGAGAGACAAATTACCAGACATAGAACGAGACATAAAAGAAGAATGAgttgaatctgaaaaaaataaattacaatgtAATAAGCCTTTTTATCTCTATTACATAAGATGTTTTGTAAGACTGTTTCAATCGAAACGAGTGAAGTAGTTAGAAGTTCAACCTGCATAATGCTGTTAGAAGCTACGCTTGTTAAAACATCTCAAGACTAGAGTTTTCTTGAGACAGGAAGCTTCATAACCATGGTAGTTTAGGGAGGAGGAGCTTAAAGGTAATTTAAGAGCTTGGTTAGGTAATCTCCCTTTGTCTGTGATCATGGTGCCACGGCACTGCAGAAACTAAAGTTTGTATATGGCCAGTGTTAGCAATGAAGAAATAGATTGACGTCGATACATGTTGGTAATCACTTTAAAGACAGATAAGACTGAAGCTGAAGATGCCCTTAATTCCTTCTTTTACTCAATAgatgcatcatttaaaaaatcatctcTTCAGCCAATCCCGCTTTCATCTGTAACTTCAGCTTGTACTCAATAAATGCTTGAATGGCTCTTGGATCCATTTAAATGTGCCCACCAGCTCGAGGTTCCATGGACTTTTTTGAGATATGGTCAGGCTGGTATCGTTCTATCATATCATGAGGACGTAAAAAATGACTTCACCTTAGTCCACCTCAAAACTGGTCAGCAGTCTGTGGGGCAGTATGTTCCTGCTATGGGCATACATCAGCGAGTTCACAGTGCTCTTCCACTGAGCttgttccacacacacaggacgcACAACAGCACACATACTTGACAGTTTAGCAGAGTGCATTTGCTGATACATTCAAATTGAGTATTCAACAGAATAGAGTGCCGGGGGACGGAGagcttctgtttgtttccaaGCTCGCTCCAATGCGCGTTCTGTCTAAcacgcacagaaacacatgcagacacacacacacacacacacacacactcatgctctTATTCCACAATGAGCTGGATTTATAATAATTGTTATGAGTGCCACCGATAAAATAGCCCCCAGATATTAATAAAGACTGTCCAGTGTCCATTACGTAGGCATTAGAGAATGTAGCGCAGGATTTCAGCAGAGAAAACAAGTAgatacatgtttacagcctaccTTCATTTGATATTGAAATATAACTTCAGCCAGCCATCAGCATATTTCACAtagtgtcctgtgtgtgttttgtgtgttcaggAGCACAATGAAAGGAGAGAATTTAAATGATCTAGTCCTAGTTTGGTCTATTTAAGAGTAAAGACTGAAATCTGCCACGTGAATAGCAACGCACCAGCCTGCAGGTAAACCTGGCTCTTACTGGGAACGAGAGctgacactctgattggtttgattcatgtttcacCCCAAACACAATCAAGTGACTTGATCATACCTCTTTGCACTCTGCGCCTTATTTCTATTAAGATGGCTTGTTTACCCCCCACACCCCTCATGTCTTTACAGGTAATCCATGACTATCCCAGCATCCGGCAGGTATTCCTCATTTGCAACACCACTAACCTGGGTGTGGTCGCCCCGCTCGGATACAATGGCCTGCTCATCCTCAGCTGCACCTTCTATGCCT includes these proteins:
- the LOC132979936 gene encoding metabotropic glutamate receptor 5-like, whose protein sequence is MINDLALFPKDNADFVLNMKMSSSQTMQSLSMPNPFPVLVFLCSDGWADRYDVTDGYVREAAGGITIKLQSADVKWFDDYYLKLRPENNHRNPWFPEFWQHRFHCKLKGHPQESSKYNHSCGKRESLRQQYAQDTKMGFVINAIYSMAYGLHNMQRALCPGYQGLCDAMRPIDGSTLLDFLMKTNFTGVSGEGILFDENGDSPGRYEIMNFKKMGKDYYDYINVGSWDNRGLKIDDDEIWPNKDSIIKSVCSEPCAKGQIKVIRKGEVSCCWTCTPCKENEYVFDEYTCRACELGSWPTFDLTGCDPIPVEYLRWGDPEPIAALVFACLGLMFTFFVTAVFIRFRDTPVVKSSSRELCYIILAGICLGYLCTFSLIAKPHVIHCYLQRLGIGLSPAMSYSALVTKTNRIARILAGSKKKICTKKPRFMSACAQLLIAFLLILLQLGIIVALFLMEPPEVIHDYPSIRQVFLICNTTNLGVVAPLGYNGLLILSCTFYAFKTRNVPANFNEAKYIAFTMYTTCIIWLAFVPIYFGSNYKIITMCFSVSLSATVALCCMFVPKVYIILAKPERNVRSAFTTSTVVRMHVGDGKSSSAASRSSSLVNLWKRRGSTAETLSSNGKSVSWAQTERSSTRGNHLWQRLSFHIKKKENNQTAVIKPFSKTSEERYCGGGDLPPHVPLPSLPSMSSLPTHLESVTDKTLYDLSEAEERYSISYPPQTPSPISTISQRFGAGLVEEPHMAAIPTYQSSICSAGSGSSCGLASSGSLVTGSDGHLVTLDDHPGVPQSTLMDQISCVVNRFTANISELNSMMLSPSPTHSHKHTSPSPHPPDPYLLPREIPMPPTLTTYADVQPLPPVESNLGGRGGCPIHSIPHSPYPLPPPHPQASPSLSPMRGGLLSSSPLRRSELEEELIALTPPSPFRDSLASSSGSPISETGLFLPPVPSHPPPSPPSPRYSRLTLRNYSQSSSSL